DNA from Thermomicrobiales bacterium:
CTGGCAACTGGCAACTGGCAACTGGCAACTGGCAAATTGTACGGTTCCGAGCCAGCCGAGCAACAGTGGTCGATTCGTTCTTGCTGACTGTTGGGTGGTTCCTAACTTACGTTTGGCATGACCGCGTTGGCGAGGAGGAACATGGTTTCGGTGTCGTCTTGCTCGACCTGGACGACGAAGTACTGCGCGCCGGCGTTCCGCAGCCCCTGATAGTAGGCAACGGCGCGGTCGACCGAAGCCGACGCCAGAAATGAGCGCCCATTGCTGCGTGCGCCGGCAGAGGTCGATTTCGACGTATCGATGGCATCGGCGCGCATCGGCTTCACCTGTGTGGGCGCAAGCACAGCATGGACGTGAAGTGCGATTTCAGCACCTCGTTGCGCGGGCGTCCCAGATCGTCGAGATGCCCGTCGAGCGCTGCGGCGTTTCCTGCCTGGGCGAACCGCTCGGCATCGTTGCGCCGGCGTCCTTCGCCGCCTCGTTGACATTGCAGGCATCGCCCCAGGTAGCAACCTGACGCAACGTGCCTTTCTTTCCGCTGCCGCCAACCAGCACAGGCGGCCGTCGCGCGGGTGATCTGCATGCCGTCGATATCGAACGTCTCGCCATGATGCGTGTACGGAGCGCCCAGCCACAGCCCATCGACGACCTCGATCAGCTCATCCAGGTCTTTCTGGCGACGACCGATTCCGGGAAAGTCGAGGTTCATCATGGCGTACTCGGCCTGGAACCAGCCAGACCCCACGCCGAGGATCAAAGCGCCCATGGCCCAATCCAGGTCGGCCTGCATGCGGGCAACGAACGCGGGATGGCGATGGGTGGCGGCCATCACGAGCTGCCCGGATAGAGCCGTTCAGTTACCGCGGCCGCGCCGCAAGGCGCAATGTACGGATCC
Protein-coding regions in this window:
- a CDS encoding LLM class flavin-dependent oxidoreductase, with amino-acid sequence MAATHRHPAFVARMQADLDWAMGALILGVGSGWFQAEYAMMNLDFPGIGRRQKDLDELIEVVDGLWLGAPYTHHGETFDIDGMQITRATAACAGWRQRKERHVASGCYLGRCLQCQRGGEGRRRNDAERFAQAGNAAALDGHLDDLGRPRNEVLKSHFTSMLCLRPHR